A genomic window from Xyrauchen texanus isolate HMW12.3.18 chromosome 15, RBS_HiC_50CHRs, whole genome shotgun sequence includes:
- the adnp2a gene encoding activity-dependent neuroprotective protein 2a, giving the protein MYQIPVKNLTKLRRPRKRVKSILCDIGMQQCQDLIETYKGFDAGDASFNNTEWDDFTDGHVGKWKRKYPYRSQTLCCSLCWHSSRSVATFRSHIHRYHREKLDLASLLLCPYCPFVSAPKVTEQHIRFFHILSSKAKPTFFQNIASHSLAHAPKTVSVTISADAADDRYICATCGYHDSLIYVMKKHVLVNHYAALLDRYFGFGSDITQKGDGEKKRDGTTAKYHCKVCKLPAETIEHLLYHILSSEKHKDLHWHIMPSIIEKDCANQIVGQQNLLSLAPKAMQQVTLLARPNYMQQQTPQTDGNGVNKSNGAVLLAGPSNTALFCSPGSGQMFLSPQTQALLSGTAVTTHQQPPTGIPQVMPTSPVMKSINMVVPNMPQSAPKTVPITMTMPRLPQGPQPQQVLFPPAVQVNLPGEMGVRPPFLVTQGLQLNQSVPRAPLLASQSVRLIPTGNKVNGVPTYTLAPVQVTMPVQGSPAQMVLTQNTPQINQPTNTAVVPAGLMPTIQRAINKNSIPNELAVLAPFLKKHDDRTVKCLRCKIFLREQGIFQHLLHGLKCLFCPLMFYSFKQVMEHTNTEHSLKIMENRNYIKEQFNLDCDNKGNLMFTTFNLNTDVPKDLLENRELNLALVTSSQDKIYIKMYPDKAEHPTTVKATSTKCPFCPVKFETSKEYEQHLQAKHHIVPTIHAILKTPAFKCIYCFGVYSEKSTPKTISIHLQRCRCAPQAVKDAERQLNPDTLGRTDGDVNNSAQVGHSSEVACQDAKEFVKPKREVIAEKSRKKNLTILKAVLKEEIPQTPVQLVLDPVGMELTSFESRKEFLSRYFHIKPYLTKNETETLASRLYINKGDVKAHFNSKITKCLKAIQKKKVHVRLGFRMIDVKKLKHNLFFPEVEPVKKMA; this is encoded by the exons ATGTACCAGATTCCAGTGAAGAACTTGACAAAACTCAGACGACCGAGGAAACGCGTCAAAAGTATTTTGTGTGACATTGGGATGCAGCAATGTCAAGACCTAATAGAG ACATACAAAGGCTTTGATGCTGGTGATGCAAGTTTTAACAACACCGAATGGGATGATTTCACTGATGGTCATGTTGGCAAATGGAAAAGAAAG TATCCGTACCGGAGCCAGACACTGTGTTGTAGTCTATGTTGGCACTCTAGCCGGTCAGTAGCCACATTCAGAAGTCATATTCATCGTTACCACAGGGAGAAGCTGGACCTGGCCAGTCTGTTATTGTGCCCCTACTGCCCATTTGTTAGTGCTCCAAAAGTCACAGAGCAACACATTAGGTTTTTCCACATCCTGTCTTCAAAAGCCAAGCCCACATTTTTTCAAAACATCGCCAGCCACTCTTTGGCCCATGCACCAAAAACTGTGTCAGTTACTATCTCTGCCGATGCTGCTGATGACAGATATATCTGTGCAACCTGTGGGTATCATGACTCTTTAATATATGTAATGAAAAAGCACGTCTTGGTAAACCACTATGCTGCATTGTTGGATCGTTACTTTGGGTTTGGGTCAGATATTACGCAGAAGGGTGATGGTGAGAAAAAACGTGATGGCACTACTGCAAAATATCACTGCAAAGTGTGCAAACTGCCAGCAGAGACCATCGAGCATCTACTCTATCATATTTTGAGTTCAGAGAAGCACAAGGACTTGCACTGGCACATAATGCCTTCTATCATTGAAAAAGACTGTGCAAACCAAATTGTTGGTCAACAGAATCTGCTAAGCCTTGCACCAAAAGCAATGCAGCAGGTCACGTTGCTTGCCAGACCGAACTATATGCAGCAGCAGACACCGCAAACAGATGGAAATGGTGTCAACAAGTCTAATGGCGCTGTACTTCTAGCTGGGCCGAGCAACACTGCTTTGTTTTGCTCTCCTGGTTCAGGGCAGATGTTTCTGTCCCCTCAAACACAAGCTCTACTTTCAGGCACAGCTGTTACTACGCATCAGCAGCCCCCCACTGGGATCCCACAAGTCATGCCTACTTCACCAGTAATGAAGTCAATTAATATGGTGGTGCCAAACATGCCACAAAGTGCACCCAAAACAGTACCCATTACCATGACCATGCCCAGGCTACCACAAGGTCCGCAACCACAGCAGGTTCTTTTTCCACCCGCTGTTCAGGTCAATCTCCCTGGCGAAATGGGTGTACGTCCACCCTTCCTTGTTACTCAAGGTCTTCAGCTGAATCAGTCAGTTCCCAGAGCTCCTCTCTTAGCCTCGCAGTCTGTGCGTCTCATTCCCACAGGCAACAAAGTAAACGGTGTTCCGACCTACACTCTAGCACCTGTTCAAGTCACTATGCCTGTCCAGGGCAGCCCTGCTCAAATGGTTTTGACACAAAACACTCCTCAGATCAACCAGCCTACAAATACAGCAGTAGTGCCTGCTGGTCTTATGCCTACAATTCAGAGGGCAATAAACAAAAATAGTATACCAAACGAGTTGGCTGTGCTGGCTCCATTTTTGAAGAAACACGATGATCGCACTGTCAAGTGTCTGAGGTGCAAGATTTTCCTGAGAGAGCAGGGGATTTTTCAGCATTTGTTGCATGGCTTGAAGTGTCTGTTCTGCCCTCTGATGTTCTACTCCTTCAAGCAAGTCATGGAGCACACAAATACAGAGCACAGTCTCAAAATCATGGAAAACCgcaattacataaaagaacagtTTAACCTTGACTGTGACAATAAGGGCAACCTGATGTTTACTACCTTTAATCTAAACACAGATGTGCCCAAGGATCTCCTTGAAAACAGAGAGCTCAACCTTGCATTGGTCACTAGCTCTCAAGATAAgatatacataaaaatgtatccaGATAAGGCAGAACACCCAACCACAGTGAAGGCAACATCTACCAAATGTCCATTTTGTCCAGTCAAGTTTGAGACCTCTAAAGAATACGAGCAGCATCTTCAAGCAAAACACCACATCGTTCCCACCATTCACGCAATATTGAAAACTCCTGCCTTCAAATGCATATATTGTTTTGGGGTGTATTCTGAAAAATCCACACCAAAAACTATTTCCATCCATTTACAACGGTGTCGCTGTGCCCCCCAAGCAGTCAAGGATGCAGAGAGGCAACTGAATCCAGATACATTGGGACGCACTGATGGTGATGTCAATAATTCTGCTCAGGTGGGACATTCTTCAGAAGTTGCTTGTCAGGATGCAAAGGAATTTGTCAAGCCAAAGAGAGAGGTAATTGCTGAGAAAAGCAGAAAAAAGAATTTGACAATTCTTAAGGCAGTTTTAAAGGAAGAAATCCCTCAGACTCCAGTCCAACTAGTCTTGGATCCAGTAGGGATGGAGTTGACATCTTTTGAGAGCAGAAAAGAATTCCTTTCAAGGTACTTTCACATCAAGCCATACTTGACAAAAAATGAGACGGAAACGCTTGCTTCCcgtttgtatataaacaaaggtGACGTAAAGGCTCACTTTAATTCCAAGATCACCAAGTGCTTGAAAGCAATTCAGAAGAAAAAGGTTCATGTGCGTCTTGGGTTCAGAATGATCGATGTTAAAAAGTTGAAACACAATCTCTTCTTTCCAGAGGTGGAGCctgtaaaaaaaatggcataa
- the rbfa gene encoding putative ribosome-binding factor A, mitochondrial has protein sequence MLAVKRIIFCTDRTLSPYSTAITRVICKMKEQPEFLLDNRSSSSVKLIERSVHCSAFLSGGNKLMKMMSKKKKKLWYETPLQSTSLGQTGFLKPSKKRNQEDSVRVRTLNNIIYKAVTDLLCSYEVNSEIPTFNVQISKVSLPPDFSSCRIYWKTSLSTEVDRHIQQALDKCAPRIRYLLISHQILGSVPPVVFIKDKQYAAVIEVENLLKMADYGSDEDGNHLSISDVGVRLNPMESGEKKKPVLFGVDHDALHKQIEAYKREKASRDSLTQSPAGGLTQEQLDKLADIRKQKLIEKKKLKSKWVKDDDITPKDYLLARSLQKEEKEEQDRSEDNLVDSQVSQLMAEDNTKH, from the exons ATGTTGGCTGTGAAGAGAATTATTTTCTGTACAGACCGGACATTAAGTCCATATTCAACTGCAATAACAAGAGTGATCTGTAAAATGAAGGAACAGCCCGAGTTTCTGCTTGACAATCGCTCCTCCTCGTCTGTTAAGTTAATAGAAAGGAGCGTTCATTGCTCTGCCTTTCTATCTGGTGGTAACaaactgatgaagatgatgtCCAAGAAGAA GAAAAAACTGTGGTATGAAACTCCTCTACAG TCCACATCTTTAGGTCAGACTGGCTTTTTGAAACCGTCAAAGAAGAGAAATCAAGAAGACAGTGTTCGTGTGAGAACCCTGAACAACATCATCTACAAAGCTGTGACAGACTTGCTTTGTTCCTATGAGGTCAACTCCGAGATCCCTACCTTCAATGTACAGATTTCCAAA GTTTCACTACCACCGGATTTCTCCTCTTGTCGAATATACTGGAAGACAAGTTTGTCGACTGAGGTAGACCGTCACATCCAGCAGGCTTTAGACAAATGTGCTCCTCGTATACG CTACCTTCTCATCTCACACCAAATCCTTGGCAGCGTTCCTCCTGTTGTCTTCATCAAAGATAAACAGTATGCTGCTGTCATAGAG GTTGAAAACCTTCTCAAGATGGCTGATTATGGTTCAGATGAAGATGGAAACCATTTATCCATCAGTGATGTTGG GGTCAGACTGAATCCAATGGAATCTGGAGAAAAAAAGAAACCTGTGTTGTTTGGTGTTGATCACGATGCGCTGCATAAACAGATTGAAGCTTATAAACGAGAGAAGGCCTCGAGAGACTCTCTCACACAAAGTCCTGCAGGAGGACTAACTCAAGAGCAGCTGGACAAGCTAGCAGACATCAGGAAGCAGAAACTCATAGAGAAAAAGAAACTTAAATCCAAATGGGTGAAGGATGATGACATCACTCCAAAGGATTACCTGCTGGCCAGGAGCCTTCAAAAAGAGGAAAAAGAGGAGCAGGACAGGAGTGAGGACAACCTGGTGGATAGCCAGGTCTCACAACTGATGGCAGAGGACAACACCAAGCACTGA